The bacterium genome segment CAAGATCATGAGTGATGAACAATAACGATTGACCGATTTCTTTTGATTTCTGCTGAATCAGATCGAGTATCGTTTTCTGGGTTACCGTATCGAGCGCTGTAGTCGGTTCATCGGCGATAATAAGCGCCGGCTTGGTTGCGAGAGCGATTGCTATCATCACACGCTGAATCATGCCTCCGCTCAATTCGAAAACATACTGATTCTGTACCTTTTCCGGATTATCGAGCCGTACCGACCGCAGCAGGTCCAGTACTGTATTATTCCCTATGATTCCGGAGCTCGAATCGTTATGGAGCGCTTCAACAATATGATCACGAACGGTAAAGAGCGGATCCATACTCTTGAACGGCTCCTGAAATATCATACCGAGCTGTTTCCCCCGGATTTTTTTCATGCGTCGCTGATATTCTTTACGCCACCTGCGAAACTGCCGTATACCTTTCAGCGTCTGACCGGTGCCGTCACCGGAATAAGAAAGGCCCTCGAGCACATTGTCGCCCTTGAGCACAATCCTGCCTTTGATTATTCCGGGATAACCATCCAGAAGCCCCATAACCGAATGCCCCAGCACGGATTTCCCGGCTCCGGACTCCCCGATGAGACCGAGAATCTCGCCCTCCATGATGTCAAACGAAATATCATGGAGCACCCGAAAAGAGGGACCGGACCGGTCATGAAACTCCACCGTCAGGTTTTCAATACTCAGAAGAGACCGTACCATCTGGGTCATGTAATCCTATAACTACCTATATAATAACACATTTATGGAGTCACTCCCGTTATTCAGCCGGCCTGGTTTGGAAATCAAAGAATTTGATCAATCCGTTCCCGAGAGCCTGAAAAGAAAGAATGCTGATAATTATGGCCATTGTCGGGAAAAAAGAAATCCATAAATTGCCCCGCAAAAATGAGAAAAATCCCTCTTTGACCATGAAGCCCCAGCTCAGGTCACTCCCCATGGCTCCCATCCCTAAAAATCCCAGGCTCGTTTCGATCAACACCGCTTCCGCGTAGGTAAAAGCTGCCTGAGCGATAAGAACCGGAATACAGTTGTACAGAATTATATGTTTGCCGATAATCGTGAGAGTCGGGATTCCCATCTCAACCGCCGCGACGATAAAATCATGCTGGCGAAGTGAATATATCTGCTGCTCGACGATTGCGGCGATCCTCGGGGCAACAAATATTCCGAACGATACCATGATTATCATTATATCGATTTTTGTCGAGCACATGACGATGATCATTCCGACAAACACAGGAATCGAACGAATCGAATCCTGAAGAAAATTTCCGAGTGTACCAGCCCACGAATGAGGAAAATATCCACTCATGATCCCCAGCATCGT includes the following:
- a CDS encoding ABC transporter ATP-binding protein, whose translation is MVRSLLSIENLTVEFHDRSGPSFRVLHDISFDIMEGEILGLIGESGAGKSVLGHSVMGLLDGYPGIIKGRIVLKGDNVLEGLSYSGDGTGQTLKGIRQFRRWRKEYQRRMKKIRGKQLGMIFQEPFKSMDPLFTVRDHIVEALHNDSSSGIIGNNTVLDLLRSVRLDNPEKVQNQYVFELSGGMIQRVMIAIALATKPALIIADEPTTALDTVTQKTILDLIQQKSKEIGQSLLFITHDLGIAARYFDRIAVLFGGRIVEIGSCSHVTGTVISHPYTLELLQAAVGLKSQNIERRKELLDRDSSGCIFKNRCREHFKICMDEDPPLFEVEKGYFIRCWKYR
- a CDS encoding ABC transporter permease; its protein translation is MSGAVRKIGYLYRRGIFSIALGIIVLLTMIGASFAMKSRNPEETNADYISYPPTVSILRALTLRGKDMSTRRTDGDTIPILKPESRPDAEGVPELPSEIQTLKPDNTSNRVSISEESLPSLGEVNNPVETVGADKTTSSPPRTFIFGTDHLGRDVFVRVVAASKTYMIPCFTGVGIALLLGTMLGIMSGYFPHSWAGTLGNFLQDSIRSIPVFVGMIIVMCSTKIDIMIIMVSFGIFVAPRIAAIVEQQIYSLRQHDFIVAAVEMGIPTLTIIGKHIILYNCIPVLIAQAAFTYAEAVLIETSLGFLGMGAMGSDLSWGFMVKEGFFSFLRGNLWISFFPTMAIIISILSFQALGNGLIKFFDFQTRPAE